The genomic segment ttaagttgtttttttatcAATGTTTCTGGATGGACAGAAAAGGCAATTTTTGTGGATAggcagaaaaagtaaaaaagatataTTAGATACACAAACAAATGAAGACTGTATGGCACAATGGGAAAAGTATTGGAGAggattcatttactcattcattcattcatttattctacaaatgtttattgactatTCTGTGCCTGTCAAGCTACTGATTGTGGGTAGCTCTGGTGGAGAGCAGACATTCAACATGGAATCTTACAAACAAATGTACAAACATATAGAATGTACAAACTATGAGGGGGGTAGAGGGGGATCTCATTTAGATGGGGGTGGAGGTCAGCAAAGGCTGTAAGTTGAGAgctgaaggaggaaaaggagttaGAGTGGAGAAAAGTGGGGATCTGGATGGAGCCTCTCATCCTGGTCCTGTCTCCAGCCAGACGTGCAACCACAGGCAAGACCTCTGTTTTCCTGGTCCTGTGCTTCTCCGTCTATCAAATAAGGGTTGGACTAGATAAGTCATATGAAGTTTTTGGCTCTGAAGTATTATGACTCTTTGAAAGGGTCCACTTACATGAAGGGTATGTCCATTAGAAATAGCATTCTCAGATGTGATTCAGATGATTtccaaaagaattcagagtttttATTGTATACAATCTCAGTGGAGCCAGTCAAGTTAAAACAGGTAGTGCTATTTACCATGGCTTCTAACTATGGCCCTAAAAATGATGACCTGAGTCCTGGCCTAAATAACTCATGGCACGATGGAGAAAGACTGCTGTAGATTAGATTGCGTATGATACAGATGCGAGGTTTGATTGCCACATTTcaatttctgattaaaaaaaaaaagtaggcaatAGTCTGCATTTAGAAACACTAGCATTTATCAGTACTTGTGTACCAGGTATTGAGCTCAATAGGTGAGGGAGGAAATGATGAATCAGACTAGAATTCTGTCTTCACAGAGCTATTTAGCTGAATTTAGGGGAAAAAGTTgtacataaaaatggaaataattggaCATATTTGATTCATGTACACTAAATACCGAACTGATTCGTTAAAAACTTACATAAAGATGTCAGAGCCTTGTTGCCTTGTTCCATTCCGTTATGGTTGCCCATCTCTACTTACCTCCTTACCTATATAGATGGAGACACCCTGGCTCAAGTTCAGACCTTGGCACATAATATTTTTAGTCTGTTCACTGGTATGAAATGTTGGCTTGCATGCCTGCCTAAAATCCTCATCTCTTGATCCTAAAAAGAGGTCTGTGGATTGGGCCAGCCTCTACATTGGTTGGGGGAGCAGAAAGATTCTCCACACAGGTGGAGAATACACACATGTCAGAAGCTGCTGGAAAAATGCTGTTTGAACCCATATCTGTCTCTCCTGGTTTTCTCTAGTCCCAGCTGATACAAGGTGTCACACACTCCAAATAACTTGCAGTCACGACCAATATTAAAGGTGGTGACCTGGGAACCTACAGTCCTGAGGAtatgatgatattaggaggtctGCACCAGGATCTCTTGAGAAGAGTGATAAATGGAGTCACCTTGAAGTGTGTCCTGACTGGCTTTGTGAGGGCTGCTGGTGTGTCTGGGAAGCTCTTTAAACATTGTCTCCTTTTAATCTGGACTGTCTTTGATGCTGGGTATGTTGCTAGAGTAATTCTACCAAACACAGGCTTTTCGAtcgatttttctttttagttgtagcTGATTTAGAAATTGCTTTTAGGTCTATATCTGGGTAACCTGAGTGTTGCAGATGCCCCTGGCAAGGAGGCTCCTGAATTATCACATAATTACCTGGAAAGCCCTCACCTCTTGGCCTTGCTGGTGCTTCCTTCTTGCAGTCACCCCAGAAAAGCCCTCTGTTTCAGAGTCTGGCTCTACAAAGACATGGGCTCAAATCCTGACTTCCTATGTATTAGTTTTGTGATCTTGTGAAAGTTAAATTCAATTTTTCTAAATCTCAATTTCCTTACCCAGAAAatgggttgctgtgagaatttaATGACATAATGCCTTTCAAGATCCTGGCAAATAGAAAACACTCAAGAGATGTTAactcatattattattattgttaacaaTAACTTGAGTTTAACATATCTAGTTAGTCTTAGCTATCATGAGATTTGAGATCTAATGAATCTGAGACCTGAGAATTGTACATGCCTTACACGTCTCCCCCAAGACTACTCTTGGACAGTGGTTCAAACATAGGGATTCCTTCTTGTGCTGAGCCTCTGTCAGTCTGCTTGCTCAGATCTCTGGCTCTACCCTCAGCTCTTTGCTAGTAACTCATCCAGTGCCTTCTTTTATTTCATCACTTCCTATAGGCTTTGCCTAAACATATTCCTGATTACTACATTTTTTTACCCTTCTGGGGTCCCACTGTCATATATGTTTACTGGTTCTTCTTCaggctccttgaaggcagaggaGAATAAGCTTTAATAAGCAATGCAATGCTATTTCCTATTTCTGATGAGACCACTGCTTTCCTCAGTATGctcagcctaagagatctctttACCATTTTCACAAAGACCAGTCTTCCCCCATGATCCTGCTCAAGGACTTGTGCACGAGGCACTGTCATCCTAAATCACTAAAGGTGATGACTGGGGTTTGAAAGCAGATCAACTTCCTATTGGTCAGCCTCTCCCACCTCACCTGAGCCTTGGGTCCTCTTCTATCTGTCCATCTCAGCCTCAGAAGCCCTCTGTGTGTCCTGAAACTTCCATGACTTTCTACCGGCTTGTCAAGCATTTCCCAGCCTTGGTCCCTCTCTGCTAAGGGACCTGGGCTCCCTGGCATTTGCAGAATAAGTTGCTGAATCCTGTGAGCCTGACCCCACAGCCAAATCTAGCTGTCTGACCCTTTATTCATCTTCTGCTTCTCTGCTGCCCTTTCTACATTGGTGTTTTAGATGCATCCTTTTCTGCTTAGTCTTTAGACCCTCCTTGCTGGGTGGGCAATCTCTGTAAGTCCTTTACAGCAAAATCGGAGATGATCTGATGACATATGAGCTCACAGTCCCCACTTCTCTCTTTCTCAGAGCACTGCACCATCTCATCTTTCTTTCACACTCAGAGATGGGgtgtcttcccttttctccacattacTTTGGGTCCCCTCCTCTGCTCCTGCTTGGGAGATCCATGTCAGACATCCCATCTCTCCTTCATCATCAGTCTTCCTCTCCCTACTGTCTGATTCTTTTCTACCTTCAGATCCCCACAGCATTCCCtccaaaaaaattggaaaacaaaaagtaatctCCCTATTCCTCCTGCcctccgccccctgcccccaccacaaaAAAAATCCCCCATAGTCCTGGGCTAGCCTTTCTGCCTACACAGAcctctttttgaaattttctgcCTTGAAAGATGCTCTGGATGTTTGTTTTAACATAATTTTAcctcagtgggaaaaaaaagaaggcgaGGATACATAGTGCTTTCCTTGGGCCTACACTCCTAGGCTGCCACAGCTGGTCTCTAAGTCtgactgatttctttcttcataGCCTTCTACATGTCTTTGCTATCTAtttctgcttctctcctctccccatggCCCAGGTCTTTTTCACCTGAAACCTGGGATATTGCTTCAGCTTTCTAACCAATCTCTCCAATTTGAGGCCACTTATAAGTAGCTGGCAGGTAAATCTTTGTAAAACAGCTCTCTGGCCAAGCCACACCTCTGTTAGCAAATTGAGGATAGCCGTCTACTACCCACAGAGCAAAGTCCAGAAATCTAAACTTGCACAGGCAGAACCTATAATCAGATGAAACCCTCTTTCtaatctcatttcttttaaagacCTAAGTCTATTTGTCACTGAAAGCCCACCTCATACATCCCAGTGTTCATGCCATTATTGgtcttttctcccttttgaaaTGAATTTCCTTACTGTTTACTCATTAAAAGTCCACATGTcctatacagaatctaaaaatggtactgatgaactcagtgacaagaacaaggatgcagatacagagaatggactggagaactcgaggtatgggagggggcggggggtgaaggggaaactgagacgaagcgagagagtagcacagacatatatgtactaccaactgtaaaatagtcagtgggaagttgttgtataacaaagggagtccaactcgaggacggaagatgccttagaggactggggcggggagggtgggggggactcaaggtggggggagtcaaggaagggagggaatacggggatatgtgtataaaaacagatgattgaacctggtgtacccccaaaaaaataataaaaaaaaacaaaacaaaaaaaacccaaaaaacaaaaaacaaactaaccAGCAAACAAACACCCTAAGGGGAACTGAGCATTGGGTGGGAGAACTTGCTGTGCCTGCAGTCCTCATACGGAAGATGCCCTCACCTTCTGCCCTGTGTGCTGTGTCGACACCATCCCCACTCTGACTGGACAAGGGCCAGTCCCGTGCTGCTGCTGCCCACGGCACTCATGCTGATGCGCTCACGCCAGGACAGCAAAATGACCGCAGCCTGAACCTATGGCCTCGCTTGGCTTGTTGGAAATGAACAGCAGCCACTGTCActtcattcagtcagtcaacaaacatttcttgagtgcCCTGAGCTAAACATAGGATACCATGAAGAATATGACCTTTGGATcaggaaataataaagttcttcCTTAATGGAGACTTCCTTCCTATATTTACTGTCAGAAAATAGAATATGAAACCAGAAGAGGTTCGGGTACTGTTGAGAATGAGCCcgagggaaagagagaggcagatAACGCGTCTCCTGATCTTCTCTCGGTCCTCGGAGTGTACAGGAGAGAGAACATATTTGATGTTAGTCATATCAATCAATCGGTCAATCGAAATGACCAATTGATTCATTTGTGGTGTTTGTGTTTATTCCAAGTATAAAGCAGCACGCCACTGtaggaaatttagaaaacatagaaaaatagtaaattgggagatgtatatataaaatgcacaagtcatatataataaatataacatgtatatgtaaaaaaaaaaaaaaaagtccacatgtCCTTCTAGACCTGTCTCTGGTAACACCTCTTCTTCAAGCTCTCTCCTGACCTTACCACGTAGACATAACCTCCCTCTCTTATCATCATACTTTGTCTCTAGGGCTCTCCTTCCTCTGAGTAGAAAGGGAGGTTTAAGCACTTTATCAAGGAAttttaactaaaatatatttgggCTAAAAATTCACCATTTCACTATGTACACATCTAGACTCAGACTATTTCCTCTCCATTCAttaccttacttttttttttttggtggaaataATACTGTTCATTAGAAAAGATTCTAGGAATACAGATTGGTAACTACAAAATATCTTGCAACACGGAGATgaccattgttaatattttgatgtataactttccagtcttttttttataacacatattcttattcatttattaaatgtttttagcCATCTATGTGCTGAGCACTAGGGATAAAATGACAGATCAGATACACATGAAATCTGTCAAGTTGAGCTGATATGCTATTAtgaagatatataaatatatatatataaagataacatataacataaaaagatatatgtatctttgtgtatataaatatagaaataatactGTTTAGAtacataaagatatatatataaagataacacataacataaagatatatatataaagtataaatgtaaaatacacatgtgtacatgtatgtataaaatacataagcataCATAcaagtattataaatatatatgcatgaaatataagtatacatatatagtatacacatatatttacaaaagTGGGATTGTATTACATAtcctattttgtaattttcttttcttaataatgTATCATCAGTATCTCAATTTCAATAAGTACACACATACAACACTTTTTTCTTACCatcgtaaccatttttaagtagtAAAGTAGTGGTAACTATATACACCTTGTTGTGCAACAGAtgtctagaactttttcatcttgaagaaacaaaactctgtacccattgaaTAACATCaccttttctgccttttctaaGCCCCTAATAACCGCCATTCTATTCTCTAAGAgcttgactattttagatatctAACCTAAGAGGAATCATGAAATCTTGGATTATTTGCAACTACTTTATTTAACTTAGAATAATGTCCccaagattcatctatgttgtagcataaggcaggatttccttcttttttaaggctgaataatattcaccataggtatacaccacattttctttatccattcatctgtcaatggacatttatattACTTTCACCTCTTGGgtgttgtgaatagtgttgcaatgaacgtggttgtgcaaatatctcttcaggatcctgtcctcaattcttttttgGGCATATgcaagaagtgggattgctaggtcatttggcaattctatttttaagtttttgagaaacctttctactgttttccatagcagccataccattttacatttccatcgaGTATGCAAGGTTTCTaatttctctgcattcttgccaacatttgttattttctgagttttttgtttgtttgttttttggttttttgatagtGGCCAACCTATTGAGTATGAGGTGGTTGCTGAATTCAgcttactagtattttgttgaggatttttgcatctattttcatcagggatattggcctgtattttttttttcttgtagtgtctttatctggctttggtatcaaggtaatgctggtcttataaaatgagtttgggagtgtttccttctattcaattttttgaaagagtttgagaagaatggtattaattcttctttagatgtttggtagaattcaccagtgaacttgtctggtcctggacttttatttgggGGGGGATGGGGTTTATTACTGATTCATTCTTCTTACTCATTGTTGGTCTGTTCAGATATTCTAATTtgtcatgattcagtcttggtaggttgtatgtttctaagaatttacccattttgtCTAGGTTTGTCCAGTTTGTATAAATGTTCATAGTAGTCAgtatcttatgattttttttttatttctgtggcatcagttaaaatgtctcttttttcatttctgatttttattatttgagtttcttctcttttttcttaggtaGTCTAGCTAAGGATTTGTAAATGTTGCtgatcttttcaaaaaccagctcttaagtttgttttttttgttgtttttctattctctatttcttttgtttctgctctaatgtttattatttccttccatctgccaactttgagtttaatttgttttttttttttttagttccttgaggtgtaaataCATCGTCTTTAAAATAACAACAGAGGGAAGTAGTAAAATCCGTGGGGCGGAAGGCGGGCGCGCCCTGAGGTGGCTGGCTGGTGGGATGGCAGATGAAGAAGAAGACCCCACctttgaggaagaaaataaagaaattggaGGAGGTGCAGAAGGTGGACAGGGTAAAAGAAAGAGGCTTTTTTCTAAAGAATTACTGTGTATGATGTATGGGTTTGGGGATGACCAGAATCCTTATACTGAATCAGGAGATATTCTTGAAGACCTTGTCATAGAGTTCATCACTGAAATGACTCACAAGGCAGTGTCAATTGGAAGACAAGGTCGGGTACAAATTGAAGATATCGTCTTCTTGATtcgaaaggacccaagaaaatttGCAAGGGTTAAAGACTTGCTTACTATGAATGAAAAATTGAAACGAGCtagaaaagcatttgatgaagCAAACTATGGATCTTGACGCCTTTTGTACTTTCTAAAGCTTCATTATCTTCTGGGGAAACCATGtttaataactatattttccataGTAAGGTCCTGATACCTAGCCATGTGAATGAAAGATGGAGAACCACaaagttttctgtctttattttcatgtCTTCAATTTTAGAGTGATATTTGAGCCTTTAGTTGCCTGCCATTATATTACCATACTTGAATTACTTACTGGATTTTAATGACCACATGTAAGTCAAAGTACCTTGCAAACCATTCAGTTCCTTCTGACTTTTGACCATCTAAATGAtggattaatatttatatattaggtGTACTTGTGCCATTGTAAACTGTACTGTAGCTGTttaatatgtgaaatctaaacagCGCCTTTGACTTTGGTAGCTAAGACGTGTTTCATGTATTCTAAAGTTTTTAGATTACCGTAGTATAAGTTAATAAAGGATAGTGAACtggtttgtgtttcttttaagGAGAAAATGATATTAGAAAATACAGCCTTTTGTAGGAGTGTTTGTCTTAAGATAATTTGTTTTAATGCTCTTTTCTTTAGATaacaagaataatttttttaattttaattttttattttttgagaaactaaAAGTATCCTATGAATGCTTCTGTGTTGGaaggcttattttatttaaaatctttgggGCTTATACTATTTGTCAGCTTTTAAGAGAACTCATTTTCCCAGGTCAAATTAAAGCTTCTAAAAATAAGTGCTTTCAGTAGCAGGAATGGCATTGCTGAAAAAGCTGATGGCAGGATAAGCATTTGGGGTAGTGTTTTATTAACATATCTGTTAGTAGTTGTTCACTGTGGAAATGTGTACTTGAGTAAAACCATGTGTGGCTATGGAAACCACTTTTGCAGTTCAGGATATATAGGTTTTGTGTATATTTAGTTTATTGTATTATTCTTGCACTTAGCTTAAAGTAAGGATTAAAATTGCATCTAAAGGGATCATTGGATATTACTCTTTGTGAAACTGAATGTTTTGTGTGCTGCTTATAAACATCTATGAATCAGTAATTAGgaaattttactttcttaacCTATCAATATAAGGAATAaagtatgaaaaattaaaaagattttgaattgaaaaaaaaataacaacagaataTTCTATCATGGCAATATGCCATAATTTACTTATCAAATTCTTTCTTGATTtagagcatttatttatttaaatgctgAAATATGACTAACCAGGGCTTTACAAATGACTGTTCTGAAcaagtaaaacaaattttattttcctggccAACATGTGGGGAGTTGTGCTCTGGAGAATGGCTCATTCATTTTTCCTGCACAGGCTGCTGACTCTGGTTCGGATTGTTTGGTGGTCTTGAGGTTGTCTTTTAGCTACCTGGGCATCTGTGATGGAGTAAAATAGAGGCCCAGTCACTCAAAATGCTCTAATATACTCCATAAAAAGCATCAGTGAATTGCATGGCAGGAAGCACCTGCTGCTTTGAGTGGAAAAAGTAGAAATAGCTGAGATGGAatttacaaagtttttttttcccctttgaatggTGAAGAGATAGCCATagccattgtttttgtttgtttgtttttgttttttaaaattttctttacttatttattgcctgcattgcatgttcactgctgtgcacgtactttctttagttgcagtgagcagggcctactcttcgttgcagtgcgtgggcttctcattgctgtggcttctcttgttgaggagcacaggatctaggtgctcaggcttcagtagttgtggcaggtgggcttaatagttgtgggtcacgggctctagagagcaggctcagtagttgtggcatatgagcttagttgctctgtggcatgtgggatcttcctggaccagggatcgaacctgtgtcccctgcataggcaggcagattcttaactactgtgccaccagggaagcccagccatAGCCATTGTTGCCCTCACTTCTTCACAGTTAGGGGTATTCCCTCAAGCAAGTGACAGATAAGTGTGGTTTCATACCCATGAAGGATCATGTATGGAGCACCCACTACATGCCAGACATGATACTGAATACTGCAAAGGACAGACAGATGAATGAGACATGGACCTCATTCTCTAAGAGCTTGTGATCCAGTAAGGGGGTTGATTTgcataaatagaaacaaaatgcaaagtAGACCACCAGTACCATAATGGAAGGTACAAAAAGATATGAATGTCAGAGAGGGGAGAAATTACTTCCTACAGAATGGATCATGGAAGACGTCATGGAGGAGGTCAGAATTGAGCTGGGCTTGAAGGATTTATATTGATAGGTACAGGGAGGAAAAGGCACTCCACATAGATGAAGTAGTAAAATCAAAGGCACAAGAATGGGAAAATGGGAGGGAGGA from the Hippopotamus amphibius kiboko isolate mHipAmp2 chromosome 2, mHipAmp2.hap2, whole genome shotgun sequence genome contains:
- the LOC130846196 gene encoding transcription initiation factor TFIID subunit 13-like; the protein is MADEEEDPTFEEENKEIGGGAEGGQGKRKRLFSKELLCMMYGFGDDQNPYTESGDILEDLVIEFITEMTHKAVSIGRQGRVQIEDIVFLIRKDPRKFARVKDLLTMNEKLKRARKAFDEANYGS